The nucleotide window GCAAAAACGGAGCAGGGAACCCCCTTCGGAAACTAAAGGAATGCAATCTATGTCTTCAACCAGCTAACTAAGAACGGCCGGCTAAATGAAATCCTCCCCGACCGAGTTTATTTTTGAGCATGCCCCGTCAGAAGTGGTTCCACCCCTTCGATATGACTTTTTCTCACTAGCCAAACTCACTAGTGTTGCATTAATTTATCCGGAACATTAGAAATTCATCAAATCTTCAAAAATCAGTTAAATCCAAAAGAAAAAGTCCTTCATAATGGAAAGCACAGGTAGTTCCTGTCCAAATCCACTAAAAAGGACTCACGCATGGACAAGAATACTAAAAAAACGGCATTTGGTAAATGGGTTTACCCCATAAATTTTGAGAAATTCAACGAAATTGTGAAAGATCATCGACAGGATTGCTATATAAGTTGAATTAAAGAAACATACTCAAAGGCGCACGCAAAGCCGATCAATCACTTCTTCCAATCGCTCGCTGATGTACTGGATGAATTCCCGCACTTTCAGCTTAATCTTACGAACATCCGGGAAGAAGACATTGTTAATGACGGATTCCTTCAGCCATTTCCAGAGGCCTTCCGTCAGGTTCAGTTGGGGGCTGTAGGGCGGCAGGAAGACAAGCCCCAATCGGTCCCGGTTCTCTTCCAGAAACGGCTGGATCAGCTTCGCGTGATGGATTCGGGCATTGTCCAGAACCACGGCGATCTTACCCGTTGGGTAAACAGATAGGAGTTTCCTGAGAAAGCGCAGGAACGTCACGGCATCATACCGTTCTTCTTCTGTGCAGAAGACTTCGCCCGTCGCGTAATTTAGCGTGGCGATGAGCTTCACGCCTTTGTGTTGGCCGTGAGTGGGGATGAACCGCTGTTCCCCTTTTCTGAACCACGTCCGCCCGATTGCCTGGTAATCTCGGATCATCGACTCATCCTCGAAGAGGAGATGGTCGATCTCTTCAGCCATCAGCTTTTTTTTAGCGCTGGAAACGTCTTTTCCTTGAATTCCCGCTGCTTTTCCGGATCGGCTTTCTCCAGCGTATACGTCGGCCGTGTATTGGAGAGCCCCTGCCTGCCCAACAGAATCGACATACCGCGCAGGGAATAAGAGACGCCCCATCTGTTTTTCGCGTATTCGGCAGCCAGTGCGAGTGTCCAGTTGTAGCGGGCGCTGAAGCCGACATCGGCCGGTGTCCGGGTGGCAATCGTCTCCGCCAGCTCTTCCTGCTGTTCTGCCGTCAGTTTCGGTTT belongs to Planococcus lenghuensis and includes:
- a CDS encoding IS630 family transposase (programmed frameshift); this encodes MEKQDQLSELQEAMNQAKDRRLYERYLAVRLVLEGETMEEAGRIIGRRRQAVSSYLSAYLAGGIEGLALGHSTGKKPKLTAEQQEELAETIATRTPADVGFSARYNWTLALAAEYAKNRWGVSYSLRGMSILLGRQGLSNTRPTYTLEKADPEKQREFKEKTFPALKKLMAEEIDHLLFEDESMIRDYQAIGRTWFRKGEQRFIPTHGQHKGVKLIATLNYATGEVFCTEEERYDAVTFLRFLRKLLSVYPTGKIAVVLDNARIHHAKLIQPFLEENRDRLGLVFLPPYSPQLNLTEGLWKWLKESVINNVFFPDVRKIKLKVREFIQYISERLEEVIDRLCVRL